GATTGGGTAATATCCGTTCGAATCTATTTTTTATATCCGAATCTATCCGAGtataaatagaaatttaaaCATTGGAATAATATAGATATGGAAAACAACTATTCAATTCTTATCCGAATATCTGAGTCTATTTAcaatcttatttaattttatatagcatcaaaaaaaaattatcatattaatgtattattaacttgatttttcatctatttagcaatatttttgatttcGTGGTCATAAAGTTTAGTTATCCAATTTATATTCGTAGTTATATCTATACTTTTGGTATCCGATTCGTATTCGTGTCTgttgaaaataaatatggacatAAATTTTTGCATCTAACATCTATATCTGTATCTATattcatcaaataaaataaataaatataaatatactagTTTCAATTTTATTTCCATCCCATCTTTCTTTCCACCTCTACTCCTCATGTCTGCTCGCTTGTTGCAATTATTTGATCCCATGTGTTACAACCCAAAACAAAACAGAAACATCAACGACGGTATCATGAATCATGACTATCCAAGACCAAAAGCTTCTCTCCATGATCGAGCTGAACGGTATTTTGATCATTTTGCCGCACATTGTGCAGGCCTCGCCGATATAAGAGAGCTGGGGAAAGCCATTGATAAACAAATAATATGGTTGTTTACATGTGGGTTATATGAATATGCTTACGATTAGTTCATGACTTAAGTTTTCTAATTTAAGGATTGATGAATTTaacataaattttgacataaaaTATGTTTCTCTTAATGATATTTTAATCGCCATAACCTAACCTACAAGTTTCGGAACTATAACTACATTGTCatatttttaacattttatcctaattttatatgaaaattataagttaaatattgaaaataaataaacattCTTTGAGTATCCATGATTAATCTTCATCGTCAGAACGCGCCGATGCTGTGGATAACGGGTTGTAAAATACTTATAAATGTCTATTTATATTCCACAGTCGGCAAGGATTCATGACCTCAAGCGAAAACTACTAATGGGAGACCGGAAAATATATATACGTCTGTTTAGGGGGCTAAAAATAATTCTTTCTTATCATATCCTAAAGTCGGCAAACCTGccaaaaaaattgcaaaataatcGGTTGTTGTGGTAACCTACAAGTAATTATTTCATCGTATACTCGGTTCAGCTTTCTTTTTACGCGCTCCAAGTCATAACTGGAGACTTTGAAATAATTACTTGTCCACCTAGGGGCGTTAAAATAAGATTTTCCATGGCACATCTCCGTGAACCAAGCCGAGGGAGCGATTGAGAGCGACGGGGCGATAGCGAGAGAGAATCCCTCATCTCGATGATCAACGTCTCCGGCCTCCTCGCTCCGGAAACGAATCGCCgccccctccgccgccgccccgcCTCTCCACCTTCGAAGACTCCTTCCAGGCCAAGTTCTGCCTCCGCTCTCCTTTACGTTATCGGCGGAACCAGCATTCCGATCCGTTCCTCGATTTATGACAACAAAATTTAACCTTTCCTGTCGTCCAATGTAGCTCTCGAAGCCTACTCGCGTTGCTTGGGACGCAATCGATGGTAGTTGTTCGAGGTTAGCTTCTGTTCTCATTCCAGAAATATATTCATCTCCATTATTCAATGTTCCAATCTTTTAAACTCTCTCATTCACATAACTTGATTGATATGTCGTATGTTGCAACGCATGCTCGCAAATCGAATACAATATCTTCTGGGAAGGTAACACTTGAGTGTTTGTGTGAATCTTTTTGCAATATGATATattgtttttatatttgaaagAGTTGGTTCCTGGTTCCGGACTAATTAGGTTTTATCATGATCATACTCGCCTGAGAGGACGACATCCAACTGATCTTTATTGCGATCTTTTTGGCTTTTAGATGTGGATGACTTCGAAATTTGAATGGCCCTTGCTTGTGTTATGTGGAGATGTTGGTGAAGTTAGCTGGTATAAAAAGAGATTGCATCTGTATacctaaaaaaaatcaaagtaaatctttttatgcaattagtgtCGCAGCATTGCAACACGATATGTTTCGTCACTTGTTAAATTTGACTATATTACTGATTGCTACACATGAGAGGTGTTGTATCTCATACCTCCCATCCACTTGTCCTAAGAATGTTAGGACTGCAATATATTGTAATTTGGATTCCTTTCTTATAATATATTTGAGGAGATAATTATTAAGAAAATCTGTATCATGATAGCCGCCTAACTTCAGCATACATGTCAAAAAGATTGATGTTATGATGGTTGTGAATGATTGGGCACAAGTATAAAATAAGCACCAGTGTTAATGTTAATGTTTCAATCCCATAGTACGTAACCCATGACTCCATGTTTGCTTGTTTAGAAAACTTTggattcagaaaaaaaaaagtttgaggaaaacaaaaaataatcaaattttaAAAATCTATTTTACATTACTTTTTTCATCATCTGAATAGTTGAAAATTCTGATCTTCTAAAAAATTCAACTCTAGATATTGAAATATAAAACAAGCACTAGCGTAAATGTTCATGTTTCACATTCTCCTCGAAGGTAATCGACAACTGCCATTGGTTGGATTGCAAAATGGTTTAACTTTAGAGTAGAGCATCCATTGTTGTTTGATATTTGGAAGCTTGCTAATTATTGTGTTACATTCCACGCTTATCATGTCTATAAAGCAGCTAATGGAGCGGCGGATTGAGTagcattttatattgcacaataTTCAAGCGGTACAATATGGTCCAGTTATTCTTGTATCCATTTAGACTTTtgagatattttattttctgactttattggatCTACTCATACCCGATAGATATGAATCTTCCagcttatcaaaaaaaaaaggatcaactCTCTAAATCTTTTCCAAGCAACAAATTGCATTGAAGCATTATCTGCAGAGTAGGATAATCATGCGATACACAAAGGCTATGGGACCTGATCTGCACCCCCAGGTCACCTATTGAAGTATACATGCCTTGGTTACCAAATCTGCTTCTTACCCTAAGCAGTTTATTTTCCTCATTATCTCAGTCATACCAAGGGAAAGGGCTCGTAGCCaagaagatcaaattatatggtgatTGAAGCATGTGAGCTGCAATTTTCTCCTTATGTCCTAAAAATCTGGCAGAATTAATGAatccaagccatgcatattcCCTTGGGTATCCCAAGTTTGCCAAACACTAGCATGTAGTGAAGCTAACCATACTTGTGATGCTAATCCTTTGTCGTGATGGGGTCAACCACAATCATCAAGCTCACACACATGCGACTGTAACAACGATGATCCAACCAAATTGACATGGTAAAGCATATGTATTTAGTCATTGTGCAGTGATTTTTTACCGCAAAAAAATCCTGCAGTGACTTGATTTAATTTTTCTCTATGATTTATTGTTTATAATTTCTATTAATGTTCACATGGTTTTCCATATTGATTACTAAATCTATTGTGTTATACTCTAATTATTCTTTCCAAGCCTATAGGAATCGTGACTTtaaatatatcttctttaagtTGTAGTTAATTGGCAAATGATGGTGCTGTCTAAGATATTGAGATGATGATAAATAAAAAATGCATTATTTCATGTTCCTAAAACTATCTATATTTGACCATTGGATATATAGGCTATACATATGCTAGAAATCTCTAAGTCATAATACTTTTTGATGGTAAACAATTTGGAGAGATGGTCATATATATCCAATAACTTGGATCATTGGTAGTTGGGTTCCGATCTTCGTTTCAGAACTGCCTTATTAAAGCTATTGTATAGGATCTACATATTAgttttactctctctctctctctctctctctctctctctctctctctctctcacatatATATAAGTGATTGCACTCATATTATTATATAAGATTTTGCTCTCGATAGAAATTGTTTTCTTGATCTAATGTGATAATGAATGTTTGGACACAAATTTCTTCCTGCCACTCTTCATAAAGATTGGGAGTAAAATTGAGATTGTTCTAGATAGAAAACAAATTGTCAATCTTTTTCTCCATGGAACAATATTTGGCTAGAGACCAAACCGTCTCATGTAGTTCTGCTTTGTTATGTTTATCATTAAATAAAATGAACTCAAGCTATCTAGATTACAACAGTAGCATACATCATGGGCATGACacgttttaaaatttatatatttgagAACATTTAAATGTTAGTGGAAGCTTAACAATATTAGCACACAATGAAAAAGGCTAATAATCTATGCTGGTTTGCTATATTGAGTTCTTCAACATTACATAAATTGTCAGAACACAGACTACTTATTAACGACACTAAGAAGCACTCTTTCTGTAATCATAAGTTGGGAGTGTAATCACCCTTCAATGTTTTGGGAGCTCTCTTACATACATTACTTCATCAAAATACCAGACTGTGAACGTTTAACGTACACTAGATTGATTTATAACTTACTCTTGTCAAACCCATGCATCCTCAGAACCTCTTGGAATCACTCACAGTGATAATTTAAGCTCCAAATCTAGCTCTTTTGAGTCACTTGAATCAGAGTTCTGACTGACTGAACCCAGTGAATGGCATCGATCATGCTGTATCATCTTTTGCACCGAGTCCAACAAGAGTAAGCTTGAGTTAAATCTCGGAATCATTtgataatataatttttctaagcataaggataaaatttgaaaaattcaaGACACAATAGTTTTGTAAACAAACCTCCATTGTTTGTGTCAAAAGAGGAAGCGTCACAGCTGGTTGAACAAAATGATGAGGCGGCATCATGTAATTGCTGCTAGATAAGATATGATAGCAATCATAAAAAGGATACAAGATGTATGATAATGGTAAGATACTCATAAGAAACTATGCTGATATCATAATCTAATAGAAAGCACATAGAACTACCTAGATGCTGCATCAGCATAGTGATCACCAAACTTAATATCCGTTCTGTCACTGCCTCCAAATATCATCTGAAACCAAACGAGATTTATCCTTAAAACAAGAGTACATGAAAAGTTTATTAAAAGGCTATAGACAAAGGtagaatttaatttaatttgttttccttccttttcATCTAGTATGAAGAAAATTAAGCTTGatatgataaagggtttaaaggtGATTATAAAGCATGGGGAGTATGACTCATCTAAATTCTTGAAGCAGAAAACTTGTTTTCCACCTAAAGATTTCAGAGTAACCTTTCCGCGGCAGACATCATGAAATTGAGACATGAAAACTATGACTAATTATAACACATCAAGAAGCCTTCCTGAGCAAAAGAGTGTCAAATATGGAGATTTCGCATGTCAGACATCAACAGCttgctctccctctctccctctccctctctctctcacacacacacgcacgcacGCGCGCGCagacacacgcacacacacacacagagagagagagagggagtttTTGCTTGTTTATACCATGACTATCTATTTTAATCGAGTTTGACATACATACCATGGTGTTGGGATGAACACCGAAGAGTGAAGACGTGGTGGCAATTGAAGAAGCATGAGGAGATGATGGAAATCCCATGTGTCTTGCATCCTCCTGCTAGAAGAAAACCATGAAAGGAAAAACTACAACCATCAGGGGATGCAAGAAACCTGGTACCTCAATAAAAACAGCTAATAGATCTGAATATATTGCAtcagatgagagagagagagagagaggggggggggggggggggggaccttGGTGAGATTGGTATGAAATGGAGGGTGAAGTGAGGGGAGATAGCCAGCCATCATTTGATTGTATAATCTGATTTTTTCCAACTGAGCCACCCCAAGTCCTCTCTGGGGCTGCTTTGGCTTGTCTGTGTTGCTTTTCTTCCCCCTCCTTGATGACCCCGATCTTCCATTTCCCAAGTACAGCTCGCCATAGTGGCTGCTGCCCATCTCCTTTCCAATCAAACAAACGACCTGCCAAACTATacgacgagagagagagagaggccgatggggtggggggggggggagagagagagagagaggaagctaATAATAAGGACACACATCCATGACCGCTTTTTAATGTGCTTCCTAAAACTAATTAATGCTTCGCTGGACCGGATTTTGATGAAGATTTAGGACGACAGTCTATGATTTTCTCCTTTGTTGTCTTGTTTGATTATAGATCTTCTTTGTCATAGTCTCCGAGAGCCACCGTGTGTCAGGGACGGTCACGAAATGCTTAAGACCGTAATTTACTAAATGATTGATATTCTTTAAGATTCCCGTCTAAAAATAATGCCCGGGCAACTTGGCAAATGATTTAGCACACGATCTACGCTTCCCTCTCCACCATGAAAAGAAATCTTAGAGAGATCCTGATAAATTTGTCTGTCATCAAGGCTCTAAAATGTAGATCGAGCGTATCCACATTTATTTATAATAGCAAGAAATTTCCTTCGAAGTTCCGGCTTGTCACGTGGAGAATATTTAGGCATATCTTTTCACGATTTTAGTTCTAAATTTGTGAGTGTAAGCCCGCTTGTGAATGCTAATGTTATGTGCACCTGGCAGAGAGAGCCCATAAAAGAAAGGCAACTTGTAGAGGAATTATAAACTATTGGTGCACTGGAGCAAGGTAGTCCAAACTTAGAgaccaacttaattagactctcaatgcagcaaaaaaaaaaaaaaaaaaaaatgtttttgagAGAACAATTTAACAAACGGCTAATGAATTACTTTGCTTTAATCTGGTCCCATTTGACAACAACATGAATACTCCATCAACCTGACTCAACTCCTTTTGttaacccaaagtcaattttaTTTATTCAGCTTTAATCTGATATATAGGGATAATTTGTTTGAAGTTGTTACTTGATAATATTCTGATGGTAACATTACACTTATCTAATTAGGTTGGGTTAATCAGAAATGCAATCGTAATATATACGTTAATAACTTAACTCGAGTTAGCTTTCAATATAAAACTCTACAATTGTTGATATGTTTTAGCTTCAATCAGACCAATCTTTTGATGATTTTTccatcttttttccttttttttttacaaaagaaATTCAACCAACCCATTTTCAGCGCAAATGCATATATGGACCTGAGCCAAAAGAAACTATGGGTTtagtacctttttttttttctttcccttctttcttcCAGCAAATTAACTTAACCCTAGAGGTTGCACCCATAAAAAAGACTTCCACTTGGTGGTGTGACACACCAGCCGTGAGAAAAAGCATCACGGTGCAACAGGTCTTATCATTTTGCCTCTCATTTGTCCTTGTTCAAGGGACAAGTCCATCATACTATATACATGATGTGCAACCCACTTGACCTGCGTTGGTTGTCAATTCGTTTGTAGTGGGACAGTTGACGTGAGAATAATGCTaatttagaaaataatatttggctttttttgtggtaaaaataatatttggcCTTCAAAATCTACTAATGCTTACTGCTTTTTATTATTTACTGTATTTATGG
This is a stretch of genomic DNA from Phoenix dactylifera cultivar Barhee BC4 chromosome 9, palm_55x_up_171113_PBpolish2nd_filt_p, whole genome shotgun sequence. It encodes these proteins:
- the LOC103716897 gene encoding protein SPEAR3 isoform X2 yields the protein MGSSHYGELYLGNGRSGSSRRGKKSNTDKPKQPQRGLGVAQLEKIRLYNQMMAGYLPSLHPPFHTNLTKEDARHMGFPSSPHASSIATTSSLFGVHPNTMMIFGGSDRTDIKFGDHYADAASSNYMMPPHHFVQPAVTLPLLTQTMEMIQHDRCHSLGSVSQNSDSSDSKELDLELKLSL
- the LOC103716897 gene encoding protein SPEAR3 isoform X1, with protein sequence MGSSHYGELYLGNGRSGSSRRGKKSNTDKPKQPQRGLGVAQLEKIRLYNQMMAGYLPSLHPPFHTNLTKEDARHMGFPSSPHASSIATTSSLFGVHPNTMMIFGGSDRTDIKFGDHYADAASSNYMMPPHHFVQPAVTLPLLTQTMEDSVQKMIQHDRCHSLGSVSQNSDSSDSKELDLELKLSL